The following DNA comes from Hypomesus transpacificus isolate Combined female chromosome 5, fHypTra1, whole genome shotgun sequence.
ACCAGATTCCTTCATAGGGATGCTTCGCTCCAAGTTTCTCTTGTTAGGTTTCTTTTTGTtcgaaaacattttgtttcatgCAGAGACGAACATTAAGGTATTTTCTTTTACCCACAGAAAATCCTGAACATGGCCTTTTGCCATGTTCCTATTTCCTAGATAGTTTCAATATGCTTGAAACcatttgagaaaaaaaactagTTTGTAATTGAAGGACATTTTATTGAAGCCTGTGCTTCATAGAAGCACCGTAGACAACAACAGGATGTCCAGTCCATTCTTCAACTAACACATATTCCTCAATGAGAAAAGTCATATCAAACAGAACTATTACTCTGCTATGATATATAACACTATGTGTGAACATCAGCACATTTATAGGTTTATTCTTTGGTTTCAGTCCTTGACTCGTAATTCACATTATTTATTGTGCTGACCAAACCAAGACTTGGATGGATTTTTCaaattagggctgggcgatatatcgAAAATTAGCGTTAATATAGCAATAATTTTGATGACAATGTAAAATGTGAAAACATTGTGAATATcgaatattattatttattttttttgctgGTCCTTGTGTTACTTGTGTTTTAAGATCACCGTCTGGCTCCTCTGTGTTCACACTAATGGgcgcaaatgtttttttaatttattttattttttcaatgcAAATGCAAGCATATCAAGATATATAGGCTATTGAATATTTTCAACATTTTGACAATATTGAGATATCGCAGTTTTTGTatatatcgcccacccctattTCATATTCATGGTTTTATCTGTCAACACGGGGGCTGAATATTTAGCTATTTccatcaaaacatttttttttatccattgCCTAGATAAAACATCCAGTCATTGGTTAATGTCTGTAAATTGTTTTCTGATTCATTTGATTGCAATTTATCATCACAGTTTGACAACTACTTGAGGTAATCTAGACTTCTGCATTTCTCCTTACTGCTGTCTTCATAATCAATCACACGGCACCATGTCATGAAATCATCACAGCTGTAGTTATGCTTTGATTCACGGTGACTTAAACCAGAGGCTACTGAGACTCATGCTGTTGGATGTCATTACAGGGAGCAACAGtaagtttaaaaaaagaacttgactcctctctctcagttttccattttgaaacataATCTAATGGAAATGAGTCAGTGACATCTAAGAAAGACTTGATCTGATGACTCGTACAGTGGAACGGGTTCTTCTAGCAGAGCTTCTCCTACAGGAGCAAACCCTAGCCTTGTCAACAGGTCTGGCTAACACCAGACTTATTTGTGTGTACTTACAACAATCTATATCACtcatataaataaaaaacatttctaaCACCAGTATATTTCTTGAAATCTTCACAGAAACGTGTGACAGGACCCACCTTATTGTGTTGTTATTTCATTCGAGTTGGGAGACAGATGCAGTGTGCtggctgtgtctctcctcccccacagagagagacatgtcctCTGGCCGTGTCACACCACTCAGCTGATCTGCAGCTCTCTCTGGATTCCAGCCTCTATGTTCAGCTCTCTCTTCTTGAATCCCAGTTGTATAGACCACATACGACTCTCGTATAAGAAGTAAACTGAAGTTGGGCCCCTGCTTGCGCCCCCTTTCCCCTTGCCAGCGGAGGAGGAAAACTCCCTCCCCAAAGAGAATTATCAAGCTCACTGCTTAAGTGGTGTTTCTGTACATCTGACTGATGGTTAAATAGTCCATGGGGGGTGGGTTTTAGCCTGCGTTGCTCTAAATATACTTCAAGTAAAAAGGGAGTGGTTTGGTTATCTCCCTCCGGGGGTTGGTGAGATGGGAGCTGGAAGGTGGAGGGTCAGGCAGCCTGTGACTGCGTGGGAGAACGTGTGAGATGGGAAAGGCGAGACCTCCCCTCATTGTCATGTTGTGACTGACTGGCACGTACGAGTAATTGTTTAATGGGCTGGTGGGAAACTCAAAGTTTGTGGTGGTTATAAACTCAACAGAGGACATCCGTCTGAAGAACACTGCTGTATTTGTTTAACCTGAGGAAGGAGACAAACGATCCTGAACAGTCAAAATGACCTTGCTGTAAACTTTCATTTGAGAGACAGTCTGATTCATTAACGCGGAGCAAAACAACTGTGATAGCTCTGAAAGCAGGGAGGGTTTATTAGTAAACAAATAGGCTATTGTTAAATGTCCAAAACTTGAATCAAGCTATCAAAAATGAGTTTTTAAAATATCACTGAGTGGCTCCACCAGATTCCTAGCTTTAAATGTGGTGTTACTGTACGTACAGTCTCACAGACAGAAGAAGTTCATTGTTAGTAACTATCTCCTGGCATAGCTGACCTCACACCTGATATAGCGTCCATATATGGGTTGTCCTGACAGGATCCAGAAAAAGAGAAGTGCCCTCAGGGCCAGCAGCCTGCAGGGGAAATACTTAGTACTTTGAGTCTGACCTCTCGCTAGACTATGCTATTGATAACCTGGTAGCACGCCCTCTGCCCTCCTGTGTGAGTCTTGGCTCATGGGGACTTAGATGAGCTGTCACAGGTGCTTAAACAGCTTGCAGGACCTCCTTGGATGTTAGAAGAGAGACAACACAGTTTGTGATTAGGATTTTATTTATTACAGTTTATTCAGTTTGATCCCATTCTGAGATGATATGTCGAGGAACCATAAAATGGTCATGCTCCCTGTATGCTAAGTTTCTAGTGCCACCATGTGGTATGTTAAGGTATTACATGGATGGACATTACTTGACACTGTGACAACAATGTGGCGGGATTATTGTTTAGATTCATTAAAtcatcttctctttttttttttacattaataaCAATTGCATTGAAACCATACCTTGTATCAACTACAAGTGTGTCATAGTGTAAATGACAATTTATTTGGCATGAAACAATTAATTTACTAGCTATTTTCAGTACACAACAAGGTACTGTTCTGCTTTTTGCACGTTTTAATtttgacatatatatatatgacaaaCTTGTTCAAGCCTTTTCTTCTTACAGTATCTTAAAATACACAGCATTAACATAAACTACCTAAAACTAAAATGCCACAAACATTATGAAGTATGCACTTACAGTGCCACAATGTATTTAGTGCTACATACTTTCCCATACAGCCATTCTTGACAAATAGAGTCAAAGGGAGGATATTCTGTAGTGAACTGAGAGGGAGCAGCCAAGGTAATGAGGAGCTGTGAAAACTGCTGTTTGGGATAATTTAAGAAAACTGAGAAAAAAGTTTCAAAGAGTATTCTGTTCTATCATCAGTCATTAGCAGGTCAACTTGATAGAAAATCCCTTCAAATATGACCTGGGAGGATCCATGTTTATTAGTGTCTAACGCTCTGGTTGTTAATTATAATCAGAAGACTAGAAACGTTGAAATCTCTGTAGAAATAtaccactctcactctctcaacgGAACAAGCTTGTTCCATGTGAACGAAAATAGTCCTTACAGTACGTTTTGGGGAATAAATTCaacacaaatacaaaacataagtCTGTGTATTTCCTGCTTGGAGGCTTAATGACTGGAAAGCCGTGGTACTTCAACGAACAGGTCTCAAAACAAAGCAGAGAGCAGAACCGTCAGTGTTATTATCTAAAGCTTCCCTTTGTCACCGCTAACTCGCATGGCTCATCCTGGCTGGGCAGTTCTCTGTTCTGTTTGCTCTAGTAGGAACAGAGCTTCTGTGTGATCCACGCTCCCATGGAAGAGTCTCCAGCGTTGCTTATCAAGTGGCGTCCACAGGCCTTCCCCACCAGGAAGATCACCTCGGCGATGTTGAGCAGAATACAGATCCCCGACACCGCCAGCATGAACACCGTGAACACCGTCTTCTCCGTGGGCCGGGACACAAAACAGTCCACGATGTTGGGGCACGGGTACGAGTCACACTTCACCAGCCGGATCATCTTGTAGCCTGGGTAGATCATGTAGAAGATGTACATGAAGGCTGACTCGAAGACGATCCTGAAGAACAGGCTGATGATGTAGGTCCACCACAGAGCCCCTGTGATCTTCATCTTCTGGGTCTTGATCTGCTCCAGCTCCTTGGGACTGACCCGGCCAGACAGCTTGTAGAGCTTCTTGTCGATGTGGCGGCGGTGGGCCACGTGCATGGCCACCAGCAGGGCCGGGGTGGACACCAGGATGAGCTGCAGTGCCCACAGGCGGATGTGCGAGATGGGGAAGAAGTGGTCGTAGCAGACGCTGTTGCAGCCAGGCTGCTGGGTGTTGCAGGTGAAGCCGGACTTCTCGTCGCCCCAAACGCTCTCGGCTGCCACCACCAGGACCAGGATACGGAAGATAAACAGCACGGACAGCCAGATGCGACCGATTCCAGTGGAGTGTCTGTTTACACCGCTGACGACGGCATAAAAGGACGCCCAGTTCATTTTCGGTTCCGGGTctgaaaaaaaattgaaagctaGTTAGGAATAATCTTACACATTTTGACCATTTTTACTTTCTTCAGCTTTTCCTTAAGTCCATTGGGAGTTAACCtgcaaacaaaaaaacgtttttattcCCAAAGAAAACCTCATAATCCACTTTCCAGCTTCAATAGACAGTTCTACCCTACCATAGTTCAGTGATCAGGGCAATAAAACACAAAGCCTTTAAAGACCAGGTGACATGAGACTCTCCAGACACAAAgatggaaaagaaaaaagaatagaAATAGCTTTCAAACTGTTCCTTTCTTAAACGTCCTTTTGTTTCTGCTGGACAGGGAGCATCGCTAGTTACCAGGCTCAGCTGGAGGGGTTAAAGGCATATGCGGCTCCAAGGGTTAAGCACAGCGACGACCCGCCGGTGAAGAGAGGACATGGATGTGTGTCCAGAGGAAGAGAGCCTCTCTACCCAGCTCCAGGCTGGCAGGCCTCTTAAGAGGGCATGGCTACGTTCTGGCACTACGCGTCACATGACCTGCTTTCCCCAAATCCACCAGCATTGCTGGGTGGAGCGTTTGACCTCTGTGCCGAGGTGATAGTGCCACCAAACTGGCCGGTAAACCACTCACTTACTTTTGTGTTTGAATCATGTTACGAATCGCATATAGATATTAAGTCTTAGTGCTGTTCTGGCTACAGTTTGCATGTGTCAGTGTTGTCTATGGGTCACAGATCAGACTGATGcaggataataataataataatttatatttatattgcaCTCTGTATTTAAGCAATTTCTGATTGCTACAAAGTATGTAGTAATACAAATGAAAAATAATCAAAGTTTaataattacaatataaaaaaagatCAAGgtcaataaataattaaaagcaaaacctataaaacacatttagtgaaaagctttaaaaaatatatgtttttcgttttttggggggaatggCCATACTTTGTAACCAGTATTGGTTAATACCTAAACAACTAACACATTTCATAATATAACAAATACTGAAGTGGAAGCAATGTCGAATTCAAATGCCTAACCtactgtgtgtacatgtaacatgtaacatcaagttgAAATATGTCAAACTTTACATGGATCGGCACATTCTCTATGTAATCCATTACAACTCTTATTATGTAGGGTCCATTTTATATAAGCAGAAAGTTAACAGGACAAATTATTCCATAATTCATACAAATGAATAGTAAATCAACTAAGGAGGAACATATATAAATGTCCCTTTCTTTACTGTTGCTTAATAACCCAAACCTTTCCTTACTGAAACATGAAAAAATATCTATTTACCTTTAGATGAAATAGTGCACGAACACGCCCATCAACTATTGAATTAGTTTCGCaattttttcccccccattggTGAGTCTGTGAACAAGACCACCATGAGTTTGCATTGCTAATGATTCCTCACACTAGCCACGGCCCTGCACAGTAGAAGTCATATGCCCTTGTGTGAATAATTTACATACAATAGATGCTTTTACCAGCCCCAACAAGCCCCTTTAGAATTCAGATCAAACGCCTCAATTTCCGCCTACCCTGACAGGGAAAGAATCTGTGTGGACAGCAAGTCTGGCCTCATTCTCCATTGTGCTGTGTACTGGCAGGGAAGTGGAGGCCGATTTTGACGCAGTACAGAGTAAAAAAATACACCAGCACAAAGAAAGTCTTACCAGAGGCCGAGGATGTGGATCTTAAAGATAACAGACAGCAGCTTAGATGACTGCCTGAACTTTGAAGAATGACGTCTGTGGTTGTAATCTACTTCTATAGCTagcaaaatataaaatatacttaaa
Coding sequences within:
- the gjb1a gene encoding connexin 27.5 isoform X1, which codes for MPLTPPAEPDPEPKMNWASFYAVVSGVNRHSTGIGRIWLSVLFIFRILVLVVAAESVWGDEKSGFTCNTQQPGCNSVCYDHFFPISHIRLWALQLILVSTPALLVAMHVAHRRHIDKKLYKLSGRVSPKELEQIKTQKMKITGALWWTYIISLFFRIVFESAFMYIFYMIYPGYKMIRLVKCDSYPCPNIVDCFVSRPTEKTVFTVFMLAVSGICILLNIAEVIFLVGKACGRHLISNAGDSSMGAWITQKLCSY
- the gjb1a gene encoding connexin 27.5 isoform X2, yielding MNWASFYAVVSGVNRHSTGIGRIWLSVLFIFRILVLVVAAESVWGDEKSGFTCNTQQPGCNSVCYDHFFPISHIRLWALQLILVSTPALLVAMHVAHRRHIDKKLYKLSGRVSPKELEQIKTQKMKITGALWWTYIISLFFRIVFESAFMYIFYMIYPGYKMIRLVKCDSYPCPNIVDCFVSRPTEKTVFTVFMLAVSGICILLNIAEVIFLVGKACGRHLISNAGDSSMGAWITQKLCSY